The Syntrophorhabdales bacterium genome includes the window AGAGGACAGATCAAGGATGGAGCCCTCGCGGCGGCCCGCATCACGCGCTTTCCGGAGGAAAACGGAGAATCTGAATGCAGGCTTGTAAAATTATTTCCCGCGCTCGACAACGTAAAAGCAATATCACAGTTCATTACGTATAAACATAATCTGCCGGGGCGATTCACGAAGCGGACGGATGCCGAAGCGAAGGTTATTGCAGGAGTCCCCGCAGAGGGTCGTCTCGATCTCCGTTCAACCACACACGTGACAATCGACGGGGAACTGGCAAAAGATTTCGACGATGCTGTCCTTGTAGACAAGGAGAGGAACAGGTTCATTCTCTACGTTTCCATTGCCGATGTCGCGCATTATGTGCGCCAGCTATCCAGCATGGACGACGAAGCCTATGCGCGCGGAACGAGCGTCTATTTCCCGGGGAGCGTTATACCCATGCTTCCCAAGGAGCTGTCCAACGGCATCTGTAGTCTCAATCCTCGCGAGGAGCGACTTACTCTCACAGCTCGCCTGCACTACGACAGTTCCGGCAATCTCCTCGAAACCTCTTTTCATAAATCGATTATCCGGAGCGCCCGTCGTCTCACGTACAGAAAGGTAGAAGATGCCCTCGTCAAAAAAGATGCGAGATCCAGAGGTGAATTAAAAGAGCTTCTTCCTGAGCTCGATCGCATGGCCGAGCTGGCTACAATGCTGAAACAGAAAAGAGAAGGAAAAGGCGGCCTCGATTTCGACCTGCCGGAGCCTGAAGTGGTCCTGGACATGGAGGGAAGCGTCACAGACATCATGAGGTCTGAACGGCTTTTTTCGCAGACCATTATCGAGGAGTTCATGATAGCAGCAAACCAGGCCGTCGCGGCCTTTATCCAAGGGCGCAAGGCTCCCTCTCTTTACAGGATTCACGAGCCTCCGGAGAGGGAAAAACTGCACGATTTCGAAAAACTCCTCCGTACCCTCTCCGTACATTACAGAAAGGATTCAAGGGGCCGTTTGCCTCTTCAGTCGATCCTTCAGCAGGTGGAGAATAAGGATTATGAGTTCCTGATCAACCGAATTCTTCTGCGCTCTATGAAACAGGCCAAATATTCGGCAGCCAACAAGGGGCACTTCGGGCTCGCACTCGATTCGTATACACACTTTACCTCCCCGATCCGGCGCTACCCTGATCTCGTCTGCCACCGCGTCTTGAAAAGCATTATTGAGGGGAGCCCACCCCCTTATCCGGAACAGGAGCTGGACAAAATGGCTACCCATCTGTCGGACCGGGAAAGAGTCGCCATGGAAGCAGAGCGGGAACTGGAAGACAGAGTGCGGGTGCTCTTCATGAAAGAAAGGGTCGGGGAAGAATACGAAGGGGTCATTTCCCACATCACGTCCTACGGCTTCTTTGTGGAACTCTTCGATGTGTTCGTCGAGGGTATCGTTCTGCTCTCAAGCCTCTATGACGACTATTACGCTTTCCAGGAGGACAAGTTCAGGCTCGTCGGCAGGAGGACACGAAAAATCTACCGGATCGGCGACCACGTGAGCGTTCGTATCACAATGGCCGACGTGGAGACAAACCGACTGCATTTTGCCCTGGCCAGGGATTAGGGCGTGTACCCACGATTCCCTTCGCTGCGCGGCAAAGGGTTCCTCTTTCTTCTCTTCATCTGGTTCATCTGGTTCATGAACTTTAATGGCAGGACCCTGTTCTCCCCTCTCCTTCCATTAATTGAACAGGAATTCGGTACCACGCACGCGCGGGCAGCAAGTATCTTCACATTCATCTCCATTGGTTACGGTTTCGCCCTCTTTTCTGCAAGCCGGGTGGCAGGCTTTCTAGGTTCGAAACGGGCCGTGCTGGGGTCGCTGACCACCGCAGGCTTGGTCTTCTTTGTGATTCCTGCAATACACAGGTTCAGCATCTTCTATCCTGTTGTCTTTGTGCTTGCTTTTGCGCTGGGCGTCTATCTCCCCACCATCATCCCGATGATCACAGAATACTATTCGGAGAAAGACTGGGGAAAAGCCATTGCGTTCCACGAATCAGCCAGTTCGCTCAGCATCTTCGGCGCGCCGTTGATTGCGCTCTTTCTCCTCTCATTCCTTTCATGGCGCCTTATTTTTATCGTTGTCGGCGGCATCTTGCTTCTCTGTGCCATGATCTTTCGGGTCGTAGCGACAGAAACGCATTCGGGCAAGATAGGCTCGGTGAACCGCGGTCTCCTGAAGAACCGATCCATCTGGATAATGGGCATTCTCTGGATCTTCTGCTCTGGATGCGTGCTTGGTCTCTATTTCGTTCTTCCGCTGTATCTCGTGAGAGAACTCGGAATGACGGTCCAGTACGCCAATTCCATCTTTGGTCTCTCCCGCTCAGGCATGGTACTGATCGCAATAGCAGCAGGGTTCTTTGTTGACCGGATCAGCTTGAAGAAGGGACTTTTTCTCATCATGCTTGCCACTGGACTCATGACAATGCTTCTCGCTACAAAGGATATCGGCTGGATCAAATCCCTTCTTTTCGTGCAGGCCACGATTTCGGGTGCATTCCCTCCTCTCGCCCTGGTGGCCATTTCCCGCATGTTCGGCCGGGAGACCCGCGGACAGGCGACAGGCGTAGTGGTCACGGTGGGGATGGTCGGGACCGGGATTATACCGCACTTGATCGGCCTCACCGGCGATCTGGTAAGTTTCCGCCTGGGCATCTTCCTCCTTGGCCTTTGCACCGTACTCGCCAGTTCTCTGGTTCTCCGGTTGAAGGACCTCCGTTGACTTTTAGGCATTTCT containing:
- the rnr gene encoding ribonuclease R; amino-acid sequence: MKKQRDESVSQDDILQVFKKEKRPLSVEDLRRVLNWHRSQKKQIRKSLQELVRAGKLVRIRENRFGIPDEMNLEIGILWCTRSGNGFVVPEKAGHKDVFVPARYIRNAMHGDKVVVRVEHTGRERREGRIVKVAERKSRNVTGFLRVHKELTFLVPEDERLSHHFLVRSPLTRGQIKDGALAAARITRFPEENGESECRLVKLFPALDNVKAISQFITYKHNLPGRFTKRTDAEAKVIAGVPAEGRLDLRSTTHVTIDGELAKDFDDAVLVDKERNRFILYVSIADVAHYVRQLSSMDDEAYARGTSVYFPGSVIPMLPKELSNGICSLNPREERLTLTARLHYDSSGNLLETSFHKSIIRSARRLTYRKVEDALVKKDARSRGELKELLPELDRMAELATMLKQKREGKGGLDFDLPEPEVVLDMEGSVTDIMRSERLFSQTIIEEFMIAANQAVAAFIQGRKAPSLYRIHEPPEREKLHDFEKLLRTLSVHYRKDSRGRLPLQSILQQVENKDYEFLINRILLRSMKQAKYSAANKGHFGLALDSYTHFTSPIRRYPDLVCHRVLKSIIEGSPPPYPEQELDKMATHLSDRERVAMEAERELEDRVRVLFMKERVGEEYEGVISHITSYGFFVELFDVFVEGIVLLSSLYDDYYAFQEDKFRLVGRRTRKIYRIGDHVSVRITMADVETNRLHFALARD
- a CDS encoding MFS transporter, encoding MYPRFPSLRGKGFLFLLFIWFIWFMNFNGRTLFSPLLPLIEQEFGTTHARAASIFTFISIGYGFALFSASRVAGFLGSKRAVLGSLTTAGLVFFVIPAIHRFSIFYPVVFVLAFALGVYLPTIIPMITEYYSEKDWGKAIAFHESASSLSIFGAPLIALFLLSFLSWRLIFIVVGGILLLCAMIFRVVATETHSGKIGSVNRGLLKNRSIWIMGILWIFCSGCVLGLYFVLPLYLVRELGMTVQYANSIFGLSRSGMVLIAIAAGFFVDRISLKKGLFLIMLATGLMTMLLATKDIGWIKSLLFVQATISGAFPPLALVAISRMFGRETRGQATGVVVTVGMVGTGIIPHLIGLTGDLVSFRLGIFLLGLCTVLASSLVLRLKDLR